The Celeribacter baekdonensis genomic interval ATGGGCGCGCGGGCATCGCTACGCTGGCTCGAAAGACCGTGCCGCGATCCGTGATCTGGTGTTTGATGCGATCCGTTGCATGCGCTCTTACGCGTGGCTCGGTGGGGCGGGCGATCGGCCCTCTGGTCGGCAATTGATCCTGGGCGCGTTGCGCGCGGCGGGCACCGATCCCGACACGTTGTTTTGCACCGATCGTTTTGCTCCACGTCCCTTGCACGAGGGCGAACGCGAACATCCTGCGCCGCTTGAAACCGCACCGCGCGGCGTGCGCTTGGATTGCCCGGACTGGCTTTTGCCGTTGTATGACGCCACTTTGGGCACTGATGCGGATGCAGCCCTTGAGCTGTTGCGCCACCGCTCCGACGTGTTTTTGCGGGTAAACCCGCGCAAAGCCAGTTTGGACGCGGCCCGTGAGGCTTTGCAAAAGGACGACATCGACGCCGTGCCGCATCCTCTGTGTGACACGGCGCTTAAAGTCACTCGCAACGCCCGCGCCGTGGCCCGTTCGCAGGCCTATCTCACAGGGTTGGTCGAGATTCAGGACGTAGGATCTCAGGCGATCCTTGATGTTTTGCCGCTGGAACCTGGCCAATCTGTGTTGGATTATTGCGCTGGTGGCGGTGGCAAAGCTTTGGCCATCGGCGCGCGTGCGGATGTGAAATTGACCGCCCATGACAGTGATCCCGCGCGGATGCAGGACATCGCCCCCGCGCATCTCGCGCTGGGATCGACATCGCTTTGGCCCGCACATCCGAATTGGCCAAGGCCTATGATCTGATCCTGTGCGATGTGCCCTGTAGTGGCTCAGGTGCGTTTTCACGCAGCCCTCAGGGCAAATGGGCGCTGACCGAAAGCCGGCTGTCGCATTTGGTGCAAATTCAGGCGGATATTTTGGACGAGGTCGCCCCAAGGGTGCGTCCCGGTGGCCATCTGGCCTATGCCACCTGTTCGCTTTTCAAAGTCGAAAACGACGACCAAGTGGCTAAATTCGCCGCGCGACACCCCGAATTCTCCCTGCGTATGAGCCGGCATGTCAGCCCGCTTGAGGGCGGTGACGGATTTTTCATCGCGGTGTTTCAGCGTGCTGTTGTTCTCTGACCCATTGTTTGGCTCTGAATTGACTTTTAAAAACCCTCATTAGGAGCGGTGAAGGTTAACAATACAACTTTACCGATAGTTTTTCGACGTCTATCCTCCTCCCTACCTCCGCTCTTAAAGCGTCATTAACCAATTCATCGCACAAGAGGGGAGCGGATCGGGATTGAACCGGTCCTTTGGATCGTCTGGGGGCAATTTGCTCCAAAAACAGCGTGTTAAGCACGTAGGTCATTGCGTGCACCGCACGTTTAGAATTGCGTGCACCGCACGTAGGTAATTGCGTGCACCGCACGACAAGGGGGGATTTGTGACGAGTGTCAGTATGACAGCAGGCCCATTGTCGAAACAGGCCGAGCGCCTTGCTCCCTATAGTATGGCCCTTGGTCTCGCGGGGCTTTTGCTCTGTGGCGGGGCGTTGGTCTTGCCGCTGCCACGCTTTGGTCTTTTGGCGTTTGGCACTGGGGCCGTTTTGCTATGGGCTGCCATTCTTGTGTGGGCGCTGACATATCTGCGCGGCTCTGCGCGCAAGCGGGTGCACAACGCCCTGTCGCAATTTGTGGCCAATGATGCGGCACCCTGTTTCACCACAGATCTTGATGGGGTGATCGGCTATGAAAATCCTGCGGCCATCAAACGGTTTGGCGGGCGCGGCGGAGAGACGCTTTTGACCGCGCTTGAGGATTTGTTTGCCGCCCCTGCCACCACTTTGGCGCGGCTGCAATCGCGTGCTTTGGCCAAAGGCGGCGCGCGTGAAGATGTGGTGATGCGCCATGGCCACGTGCGCCTGGGTGTCCATATGATCGGGGAGGATGGGTTTTTATGGCGCTTGGAGGATATGGCCGAAAGGGGCAGCACCTTGGACGGCGAAGCCTTGGCGCTTCCGATGATGACCCTGAGCAAAAACAGCGCGGTCTTGTTCATGAACGAGGCCATGCGTCGCCTGATCGGCCATCGTGAAAAGACCTTGGATCGGGTCGTGACCGACCTGCCGCTGCGCCATGGCGATGTGCATGTTTTGTCCGGCACCCAAGGTCGCGTCTATGCCCGTGTCGCCCAGTTTGAAACGGGCGGGTCTGGCCGTAAAGAAGTGTATTTTTTGCCGGAAAAGACCCCTTCTGTGGGCGAATGGGATGCGTTCGATGCGCTGCCTGTTGCGCTTTTGAAAGTCTCTGTCGATGGTCGCATTTTGCAATCCAACCGACCGGCGCGCGAACTTTTGTCCATCATGGCCCATGATCAACTCAGCCTCGGCGATCTGGTCGAAGGGCTGGGGCGGCCTGTTCAGGATTGGGTCACAGATGTCGCCATGGCACGGGCGCGCAAACCGGAATTTGTCCGCGCCGCACGGCCACAAAACGATACGTTTTTGCAAATCACCCTGAGCCGGGTGGAGGGGGCGAGCGATGAGATTGAATTGATCGCGGTGCTCTCAGATGCCACCGAGCTCAAATCGCTTGAGGCGCAATTTGTCCAAAGCCAGAAAATGCAGGCCATCGGCCAATTGGCGGGCGGTGTCGCGCATGATTTCAACAACCTGTTGACGGCCATTTCGGGCCATTGTGACCTTTTGCTGCTGCGTCATGACAAATCCGATCCCGACTATGGCGATCTGGTGCAAATCCATCAGAACGCCAACCGAGCCGCTTCTTTGGTCGGCCAATTGTTGGCGTTTTCGCGCAAACAGACCCTTAAGCCCGAGGTGATCGACCTGCGCGATACCCTGTCTGATCTCACCCATTTGCTGAATCGGTTGGTGGGAGAGAAAGTGACCCTCACCCTTAGCCATGACGCGGGCCTGTTGCCGATCCGGGTCGATAAACGTCAACTCGAACAGGTGATCATGAATCTCGTGGTCAACGCGCGCGATGCCATGCCGTCAGGCGGCGAGATCAAGGTCGAAACCCGTAACGAAGTGCTGCGCCAAGCCTTTACCCGAGATCGGGCCACGGTGCCTGCGGGCGAATATGTTGTGGTCAGCGTCACGGACCAAGGCGTGGGTATTCCGCCGGAGCGGTTGCAAAAAGTGTTCGAGCCGTTTTTCACCACCAAACGCACGGGCGAGGGCACTGGTCTTGGCCTGTCCACCGCCTACGGGATCATCAAACAAACCGGGGGCTTTATCTTTTTGGACTCCGTTGTTGGTTCCGGCACCGCCTTTACCATCTTTCTGCCGGCGCATACCGCTCGGGCCGAGGCGGTGGTCGAGGCCGCAAACAAACCGATCCCAGATGCGACGGTGTCCAACGAGCGTGGTTCTGGTGTGATTCTTTTGGTCGAAGACGAAGCACCCGTGCGCGCCTTTGCTTCGCGCGCTTTGCGGTTGCGGGGCTATACGGTGATTGAGGCGGAAAATGCCGAAGAGGCATTGGACACACTCGAAGACAGCAGCCTGCACATTGATGTGTTTGTCTCTGATGTGATCATGCCGGGGATGGATGGGCCGAGCTGGGTCTCGGAGGCGCTCAAAACCCGGCCCGACGTGAAAGTGGTGTTCGTCTCAGGCTATGCCGAAGACCATTTCACCGAACAGCAGGCGCGCATCCCCAATTCGGTGTTTTTGCCCAAACCGTTCTCTCTGTCGGAATTGACCGCGACCGTTCAGGCACAGTTTTACTAAGAGGTGAGGGGCTGTTCCTTTGAGCCTTTCGAAAAAATCATTTTCAAACAAACGCTTATTCACTGAGTGACATTATTTTCAGCGTCTCTGTCATGGTAAACGGTTTGTTAAATATTGGCGGTGCATTTTATCTTTAGGCTTGGAATGTTAAGAATTGAGTTGAAATGTTCTCTTTTTGTCCCCATAAGTGTCCGTGAGAACAAGAGGCGAACAAGAACAGTCCCCAGACCGCCGCATGAGGTGACAGATTTGCACCCGTTGCCGCGCGAGATCAGGTGTGAAATAAGGAAGTGAACAATGGCTACGGCGGCGAACATGACCAAAAAAGATGGCGAAAAGCAAAAGGCACTCGACAGTGCGCTGGCGCAAATTGAGCGGCAATTTGGCAAGGGCTCGATCATGCGTCTCGGCGCGGACAACCCGGTGCAAGAGATTGAATCCACCTCGACGGGGTCGCTTGGTCTGGACATCGCGCTTGGCATTGGTGGCATTCCGAAAGGCCGGATCGTTGAGATTTACGGCCCGGAAAGCTCGGGTAAAACCACTCTGACGCTGCATTGTGTCGCTGAAGAGCAAAAGAAAAACGGCGTCTGCGCTTTTGTTGATGCCGAACACGCGCTTGACCCGATCTATGCCCGCAAGCTGGGTGTGAATCTGGACGAGCTGCTGATTTCTCAGCCAGATACAGGCGAGCAAGCGCTTGAAATCGTGGACACTTTGGTGCGTTCTGGCGCGGTGAGCCTTGTGGTGGTCGACTCGGTTGCGGCCTTGACGCCGAAATCTGAACTTGAAGGTGACATGGGCGACAGCTCGGTTGGCGTACACGCGCGTTTGATGTCTCAGGCGATGCGCAAACTCACCGGCTCAATCTCGCGCTCCAAATGCACCGTGATTTTCATCAACCAAATCCGTATGAAAATCGGTGTGATGTTCGGATCGCCCGAAACCACAACCGGCGGCAACGCGTTGAAATTCTACTCTTCCGTGCGTCTGGACATTCGCCGCATTGGCGCGATCAAGGACCGTGACGAGGTGGTCGGCTCTGAAACCCGTGTCAAAGTCGTCAAAAACAAAGTCGCTCCGCCGTTCAAACAGGTGGAATTCGACATCATGTATGGCGAAGGCATTTCCAAAACCGGCGAACTTTTGGACCTGGGCGTGAAAGCGGGCGTGGTCGATAAATCCGGCGCGTGGTTCTCCTACGGCGATGAGCGCGTGGGGCAGGGCCGTGAAAACGCCAAACGCTTCCTGAAGGAAAATCCCCACATCGCTCTTGAGATCGAAGATAAAATCCGTGCGGCGCATGGGTTGGATTTTGATCTGGGCGCGGAGTTTTCCCATGACGACATCGTCGATGACGAGGGCGACGACGCATAAGAGCGCATTCGGGCCGTCACCGCCCACATAAGTTTCAAGTCAATAAGGGCCGGAACCATCGCGTTTCGGCCCTTTTCCTCTGCGCGGTTATGGACAGGATCGCACAGGGGCGGTAAACCGTCCAGAACGCCACATTTGGCGACCCAAAAACGCCTGTAAGGATGAGCCCAACATGCCCAGCGTGAACGATATCCGCTCCACCTTTCTCAACTATTTCGAACGCAACGGCCATAAGGTTGTGGACAGTTCGCCGCTTGTGCCGCGCAACGATCCGACGTTGATGTTCACCAACTCCGGCATGGTGCAGTTTAAGAACTGTTTCACCGGGGTGGAGAAACGGGATTACACCCGCGCAACCACGGCGCAAAAATGCGTGCGCGCTGGCGGCAAACACAACGATCTCGACAATGTCGGCTACACTGCGCGCCACCACACGTTCTTTGAGATGCTGGGCAATTTTTCCTTTGGCGATTACTTTAAAAACGAGGCAATCCCCTTTGCTTGGGAGCTGATCACCAAGGATTTCGACATCCCGAAGGACAAACTCTACACCACCGTTTATCACACCGATGACGAGGCGTTTGAGATCTGGAAAAAGGTTGGCGTGCCGGAAGAGCGGATCATCCGCATCGCCACCTCCGACAACTTTTGGCAGATGGGGGACACGGGGCCGTGCGGGCCGTGTACAGAGATTTTCTATGATCATGGCGATCATATTTGGGGTGGCCCTCCGGGCAGCCCAGAGGAAGATGGCGACCGGTTTATTGAGATCTGGAACGTCGTGTTCATGCAAAACGAGAAGTTTGCAGACGGCACGATGACCGAGCTCGACATGCAGTCGATTGACACCGGCATGGGGCTTGAGCGCATTGCGGCGTTGTTGCAGGGCAGCCACGACAACTACGATACCGATCTGATGAAGGCGCTGATCGAGGCTTCAGCGCATGCCACGTCCATTGACCCTTATGGCGACAAAAACATCCATCACCGGGTGATTGCCGACCATTTGCGGTCGACCTCTTTCCTGATCGCCGATGGTGTGATGCCGTCCAATGAGGGCCGTGGGTATGTGCTGCGCCGGATCATGCGCCGCGCTATGCGCCATGCGCATTTGTTGGGCGCGAAAGATCCGATCATGTACAAGCTGGTGCCAGAATTGGTGCGTCAGATGGGCGAGGCCTACCCGGAATTGCGTCAAGGTCAGTCGATGATCGAAGAGACGCTAAAACTGGAAGAAGCACGCTTTATCAATACGTTGGATCGCGGTCTGAAGCTCCTGGATGAGGAGGTGTCGGGTCTTGCAGAGGGCGTGAACCTGCCGGGCGAAGCGGCGTTCAAACTTTATGACACCTATGGTTTCCCGCTTGATTTGACCCAAGACGCCCTGCGCGAACAAGGCCGCGCGGTGGATACCGCTGGCTTTGACGCCGCCATGGCCGAGCAAAAAGCCAAGGCCCGCGCAGCCTGGTCCGGGTCGGGTGAAACGGCCGATGCGACCGTCTGGTACGACATTGCCGAAGAGCATGGCGTCACCGAATTTTTGGGTTACGACACCGAGACCGCCGAAGGTCAGGTGCTGGCGCTGGTCAAAGGCGGCGCTGGGGTCTCCTCAGCGACGGCGGGCGACGAGGTTATGGTCGTGGTCAACCAAACGCCGTTTTACGGTGAAAGCGGTGGCCAAGTCGGCGACATGGGGTTGATCCGCGTTGATCGCGGATCGGTCGATGTGACCGACACGAAAAAAGTGGCTGGCGTGTTCATTCACATCGGCAAAGTCACCACGGGTGAGATCAAAACCGGGCAGGCGGCAGAGCTGATCGTTGATCATGCCCGCCGCACCGCGATCCGCGCCAACCACTCCGCCACGCACCTGTTGCACGAAGCGCTGCGCGAAACGCTGGGCACACATGTGGCACAGCGCGGGTCATTGAATGCGCCGGATCGGCTGCGGTTTGACTTTAGCCACACCAAGGGCCTGAGCGCCGAAGAGCTGCGCAAGGTTGAGGAGGATGTGAACGGCTACATCCGTCAAAACACCCCGGTTGAAACCCGGATCATGACGCCAGATGACGCCCGAGCACTTGGCGCACAGGCGCTCTTTGGCGAGAAATACGGCGACGAAGTGCGCGTGGTCTCCATGGGCCGCGCCGATACGGGCAAAGGCGCGGATGGCATGACCTATTCGCTCGAACTGTGTGGCGGCACTCATGTGAAACGCACCGGTGACATCGGCCTGTGCGTGATCTTGGGCGACAGCGCCTCAAGTGCGGGCGTGCGCCGGATCGAGGCGCTCACGGGCCAAGCGGCATTGGATCATCTGGCCGAGGCTGCGAACCGGG includes:
- the alaS gene encoding alanine--tRNA ligase, which gives rise to MPSVNDIRSTFLNYFERNGHKVVDSSPLVPRNDPTLMFTNSGMVQFKNCFTGVEKRDYTRATTAQKCVRAGGKHNDLDNVGYTARHHTFFEMLGNFSFGDYFKNEAIPFAWELITKDFDIPKDKLYTTVYHTDDEAFEIWKKVGVPEERIIRIATSDNFWQMGDTGPCGPCTEIFYDHGDHIWGGPPGSPEEDGDRFIEIWNVVFMQNEKFADGTMTELDMQSIDTGMGLERIAALLQGSHDNYDTDLMKALIEASAHATSIDPYGDKNIHHRVIADHLRSTSFLIADGVMPSNEGRGYVLRRIMRRAMRHAHLLGAKDPIMYKLVPELVRQMGEAYPELRQGQSMIEETLKLEEARFINTLDRGLKLLDEEVSGLAEGVNLPGEAAFKLYDTYGFPLDLTQDALREQGRAVDTAGFDAAMAEQKAKARAAWSGSGETADATVWYDIAEEHGVTEFLGYDTETAEGQVLALVKGGAGVSSATAGDEVMVVVNQTPFYGESGGQVGDMGLIRVDRGSVDVTDTKKVAGVFIHIGKVTTGEIKTGQAAELIVDHARRTAIRANHSATHLLHEALRETLGTHVAQRGSLNAPDRLRFDFSHTKGLSAEELRKVEEDVNGYIRQNTPVETRIMTPDDARALGAQALFGEKYGDEVRVVSMGRADTGKGADGMTYSLELCGGTHVKRTGDIGLCVILGDSASSAGVRRIEALTGQAALDHLAEAANRAEVIAAALKTPVSEVVERVKTLAEERKRLEQEVANLKRELAMGGGAKGAVEAKMINGIPFLAQALQGVSGKDLRALIDAHKTNLGSGVILLITDEDGKVAVACGVTDDLTAKVSAVDVLKAAVPAVGGKGGGGRADMAQGGGKDFSGAEAAIAAAETLLKG
- the recA gene encoding recombinase RecA, with translation MATAANMTKKDGEKQKALDSALAQIERQFGKGSIMRLGADNPVQEIESTSTGSLGLDIALGIGGIPKGRIVEIYGPESSGKTTLTLHCVAEEQKKNGVCAFVDAEHALDPIYARKLGVNLDELLISQPDTGEQALEIVDTLVRSGAVSLVVVDSVAALTPKSELEGDMGDSSVGVHARLMSQAMRKLTGSISRSKCTVIFINQIRMKIGVMFGSPETTTGGNALKFYSSVRLDIRRIGAIKDRDEVVGSETRVKVVKNKVAPPFKQVEFDIMYGEGISKTGELLDLGVKAGVVDKSGAWFSYGDERVGQGRENAKRFLKENPHIALEIEDKIRAAHGLDFDLGAEFSHDDIVDDEGDDA
- a CDS encoding ATP-binding protein, with product MTAGPLSKQAERLAPYSMALGLAGLLLCGGALVLPLPRFGLLAFGTGAVLLWAAILVWALTYLRGSARKRVHNALSQFVANDAAPCFTTDLDGVIGYENPAAIKRFGGRGGETLLTALEDLFAAPATTLARLQSRALAKGGAREDVVMRHGHVRLGVHMIGEDGFLWRLEDMAERGSTLDGEALALPMMTLSKNSAVLFMNEAMRRLIGHREKTLDRVVTDLPLRHGDVHVLSGTQGRVYARVAQFETGGSGRKEVYFLPEKTPSVGEWDAFDALPVALLKVSVDGRILQSNRPARELLSIMAHDQLSLGDLVEGLGRPVQDWVTDVAMARARKPEFVRAARPQNDTFLQITLSRVEGASDEIELIAVLSDATELKSLEAQFVQSQKMQAIGQLAGGVAHDFNNLLTAISGHCDLLLLRHDKSDPDYGDLVQIHQNANRAASLVGQLLAFSRKQTLKPEVIDLRDTLSDLTHLLNRLVGEKVTLTLSHDAGLLPIRVDKRQLEQVIMNLVVNARDAMPSGGEIKVETRNEVLRQAFTRDRATVPAGEYVVVSVTDQGVGIPPERLQKVFEPFFTTKRTGEGTGLGLSTAYGIIKQTGGFIFLDSVVGSGTAFTIFLPAHTARAEAVVEAANKPIPDATVSNERGSGVILLVEDEAPVRAFASRALRLRGYTVIEAENAEEALDTLEDSSLHIDVFVSDVIMPGMDGPSWVSEALKTRPDVKVVFVSGYAEDHFTEQQARIPNSVFLPKPFSLSELTATVQAQFY